ATTCCGTTTGAAACTTATGATTACTGGTTCAGGACCCACCATGTGTTGAGCAGGGCTTATGAGACCATCTTGGATTTTTAATTCAATCCAAAATTTTTTCTTTTTTCAGTAAAATATTTTTCCAGATCAGGATAGTGGTGGCTTTGTACTTCAGGAATCCCACATAGGGTAAGTTCTACATTGCCCTGTGAGCTGGAAGCCTTGGCCTCCATGGTTTCAATCAACACAATCATCTCCTGAAGGCTTAGAGGCTTTTGTGACTTTTCATGCCTGAGCATCAGGTCATTCCCATAAAAGTCTATGGCTTCGAAATGGTACTCGCCGTCAATCACATTGCAGTAAACATTTATTTCCTCTCCCCATCGGCTTTCAGGATAGGTTAATTTGGCCAGTAATGCAGTAGGCCCTGTTCCGTCAAAATAGGTTTCAGGCCTGAAATTGAAGTCTATCATGGCTGAAAATTACAGAATTAAGGAATCAGAATTAATTTTTAGAGATGGCTAAAAAAATATTTTCGTTCGCCTTT
This Cecembia calidifontis DNA region includes the following protein-coding sequences:
- a CDS encoding UDP-glucuronosyltransferase, with product MIDFNFRPETYFDGTGPTALLAKLTYPESRWGEEINVYCNVIDGEYHFEAIDFYGNDLMLRHEKSQKPLSLQEMIVLIETMEAKASSSQGNVELTLCGIPEVQSHHYPDLEKYFTEKRKNFGLN